In Fusarium falciforme chromosome 9, complete sequence, the following are encoded in one genomic region:
- a CDS encoding Mso1-Sec1-bdg domain-containing protein — protein MASWYSNLVQKTSSQISSLRQNLLSGDADGDTEDDTHVCRVLRGYYAEKGRPLPAWLPPDPKAPQQQPPQPMLVNNPGAGARYGGLGPAPQPAGGLSSLWDNGPAQQQQQAPQSLRAGGGRTPAVLQPGGGDIQRRPLPGQRGASYQTGGRPEAASVPPAGAGGGGSAQERLKQRLWGGSRTTSPSSQTGNQGPFQPPAGGGGGGGNYEDRFAPGGMYDQGGSGGGGGGGAAYTGANAPWSDGGNDFGGGRSGGLRRGGLPSGPRGYR, from the coding sequence ATGGCCTCCTGGTACTCCAACCTCGTCCAAAAGACGTCGTCCCAGATCTCGTCCCTCCGCCAGAACCTCCTCTCAGGCGACGCAGACGGCGACACCGAAGACGACACCCACGTCTGCCGCGTCCTCCGCGGCTACTACGCCGAAAAAGGCCGCCCCCTCCCCGCCTGGCTTCCCCCGGATCCCAAGGctccccagcagcagccgccgcAGCCCATGCTCGTCAACAACCCGGGCGCAGGCGCGAGGTACGGAGGCCTGGGTCCCGCGCCGCAGCCCGCCGGCGGGTTGAGCAGCCTGTGGGATAACGGGCCCgcgcagcaacagcagcaggcgCCGCAGAGTTTGAGAGCTGGAGGGGGAAGAACACCTGCTGTGCTTCAACCTGGAGGGGGGGATATACAGCGCAGGCCGCTGCCGGGTCAGAGGGGTGCTAGCTATCAGACCGGAGGGAGACCAGAGGCTGCGAGCGTGCCGCCTGCGGGTGCTGGTGGGGGTGGATCCGCGCAGGAGAGGTTGAAGCAGAGGCTTTGGGGAGggtcgaggacgacgagtccTTCTTCGCAGACAGGGAATCAAGGACCGTTCCAGCCTCctgctggaggaggaggtggaggtggaaaCTATGAGGATCGATTTGCGCCGGGTGGAATGTATGATCAAGGGGGAagtggtggaggtggaggtggaggagcagCGTACACAGGAGCGAATGCGCCGTGGTCGGATGGTGGGAATGACTTTGGAGGTGGAAGGTCTGGAGGgttgaggagaggaggattACCAAGCGGACCGAGAGGGTACAGATGA
- a CDS encoding Protein MAK16 produces MASDEIIWQIINQQFCSFKLKTEKKQNFCRNEHNVTGLCNRQSCPLANSRYATVRQHPTKQTLYLYMKTIERAHLPSKMWERIKLSNNYNKALEQIDQRLIYWPKFLIHKCKQRLTRLTQVQIRMRRIAAEEERLGEKLVPKLAPKVKHREQARERKAEAAAKLERTIERELVERLRQGAYGDQPLNVSEDIWKKVLNAMERDGEGQRDKDLDKGLTENGEEAEWSSEEEEEDNLENQVEYVSDLDESEEELADLEDWLGSDDDDEEEEEDDDDDSEESETEKAGNKRKRGRAIKMKNKRPKQEEKEKLTLTNELAW; encoded by the exons ATGGCCTCCGACGAGATTATCTGGCAGATCATCAACCAGCAGTTCTGCTCCTTCAAGCTAAA AACCGAAAAGAAGCAAAACTTCTGCCGCAACGAGCACAACGTCACCGGCCTCTGCAACCGCCAGTCATGCCCGCTCGCAAACTCGCGCTACGCCACGGTGCGCCAGCACCCAACCAAGCAGACCCTGTACCTCTACATGAAGACGATTGAGCGTGCGCACCTGCCGTCCAAGATGTGGGAGCGCATCAAGCTGTCCAACAACTACAACAAGGCCCTCGAGCAGATCGACCAGCGCCTCATCTACTGGCCCAAGTTTCTTATCCACAAGTGCAAGCAGCGTCTCACCCGCTTGACGCAGGTGCAGATCCGCATGCGACGcatcgccgccgaggaggagcgccTGGGTGAGAAGCTCGTGCCCAAGTTGGCACCCAAGGTCAAGCACCGTGAACAGGCCCGAGAGCgcaaggccgaggcggctgCCAAGCTGGAGCGCACCATTGAGCGCGAGCTGGTTGAGCGTCTACGACAGGGTGCTTATGGTGATCAGCCTCTCAACGTCAGCGAGGACATTTGGAAGAAGGTTCTCAACGCCATGGAGCGTGATGGCGAGGGTCAGCGTGACAAGGATTTGGACAAGGGTCTCACCGAGAATGGTGAGGAGGCTGAGTGGAGcagcgaagaggaggaggaggacaacCTCGAGAACCAGGTCGAGTACGTGTCGGACCTCGATGAGagtgaggaggagctcgccGACCTCGAGGACTGGCTCggcagcgacgacgatgacgaggaggaggaggaggatgatgacgacgacagcgAAGAGTCCGAGACAGAGAAGGCCGGCAACAAGCGAAAGCGCGGACGGgccatcaagatgaagaacaaGCGGCCCaagcaggaggagaaggagaagctcacCCTTACCAACGAGCTGGCGTGGTGA
- a CDS encoding PAP2-3 domain-containing protein, with protein sequence MGVGSFLEPLIVVTLLFGGAYFNRNKDYRFRLTKSSWPKDAGRKRSDDFQKRDSTDSLMSGWSGSRSPSIDPDEQPTLRRRKFQVFGFKRIVSTPNTLVFEDRLLSRVLKKFPFLAEAWYWFLIYFVYQVGRAITALTLVEGTVNVARKHALQLIHLEQSLHIFWEVDIQKWFLARPAILHWINRIYSFIHIPGTIFFLVMLYYFTTTRKRRVSARADNVAAGPALYEARRRTMAMCNLIAFIIFTSWPCMPPRLLSDPDYKGPDAAEAKSFGFVDSVHSGTGESSVWTTNKFCNQYAAMPSLHFGYSLLIGLTIATIPITGLRPNSWKRIAIVFMGMSYPALILTAIVATANHFILDAVAGAIVCGIAWNCNGFLLNFCILEDYFLWHLRIHKPVNYTDPETAVESEFQAGLLAQDV encoded by the exons ATGGGAGTCGGTTCGTTCCTCGAGCCACTCATAGTGGTAACCCTCCTCTTCGGGGGCGCCTACTTCAACCGCAACAAGGACTACAGGTTCAGACTCACAAAGTCGAGCTGGCCCAAGGACGCCGGTCGCAAGCGCTCCGATGACTTTCAGAAGAGAGACTCGACCGATAGCCTCATGAGCGGCTGGAGCGGTTCGCGCTCTCCCAGCATCGACCCCGACGAGCAGCCTACGCTTCGCCGCCGCAAGTTCCAAGTCTTTGGCTTCAAGCGCATCGTGTCGACACCGAATACACTCGTCTTTGAGGACCGTCTGCTGAGCCGTGTCCTGAAAAAGTTTCCCTTCCTAGCTGAGGCCTGGTACTGGTTCCTCATCTACTTTGTGTACCAAGTCGGTCGCGCTATCACAGCCTTGACACTCGTCGAGGGTACCGTCAATGTTGCCCGAAAGCACGCCCTACAGCTCATCCACCTCGAGCAAAGTCTACACATATTCTGGGAGGTGGATATCCAGAAGTGGTTCCTCGCGCGCCCTGCTATCCTCCACTGGATCAACCGCATCTACTCTTTCATCCATATCCCCggcaccatcttcttcctggtTATGCTCTACTACTTCACCACCACTCGCAAGCGCCGTGTCAGTGCCCGCGCCGACAATGTTGCAGCTGGTCCTGCTCTCTATGAGGCTCGTCGACGTACTATGGCCATGTGCAACCTTATTGCCTTTATCATCTTCACCAGCTGGCCTTGTATGCCTCCTCGTCTGCTGAGCGATCCTGACTACAAGGGGCctgatgctgctgaggcCAAGAGCTTTGGTTTCGTGGATTCGGTTCATAGTGGCACTGGTGAGAGTAGTGTATGGACCACTAACAAATTCTGCAACCAATATG CTGCTATGCCCTCACTACATTTCGGTTACTCcctcctcatcggcctcACCATTGCCACCATCCCCATTACTGGCCTGCGCCCCAACTCGTGGAAGAGAATCGCCATTGTCTTTATGGGCATGTCATATCCCGCCCTGATTCTGACCGCCATCGTTGCGACCGCCAACCACTTCATCCTCGATGCTGTAGCTGGCGCTATTGTCTGCGGAATCGCCTGGAACTGCAACGGCTTCCTGCTCAACTTTTGCATCCTTGAGGATTATTTCCTTTGGCATCTTCGAATCCACAAGCCCGTCAACTACACCGACCCTGAAACGGCTGTTGAGTCAGAGTTTCAAGCCGGTCTATTGGCTCAGGATGTTTGA
- a CDS encoding Mechanosensitive ion channel protein, giving the protein MTGTDPPPPDGKEFKLQQPPPSRQSSQQTTQHPRRTNSPRLGEDEKISAPSLDTFPTLAAPNDTNDSSSNTVRSPSGQRADASRIDDNLELLRVERAVSAEDHDGGSHMRKRAHNVEPEDAFNVTLPDEKTFHDNKKRDPDAALLKFWVFLRKFPRFVRYCLYLFPGAALLLIPVLLGGFAFKNGERDVGGVDLMWFGIWLEIVWGVLWVSRMITSLMPPTFKLVARLSGSTTPKKWKDIGYQLDLHTAVFLWFLAILISFEPTMTSHNYRDKKPHWVTIVNKVIIALFVLATLNFVEKILIQWIASSFHQRTYATRIENNKTDIGQLVRLYEHAKAKNEQTDYFFQRGSGSASGAQTPMQTLQDNARQAWNKVGYVAGRVGNDLIGRKVDSNHPRRVVNELLKQTPTAHTLARLIYRSTVREGRDLVYLEDLQAIFTAEEEAEVAFMMFDKDMNGDISVDEFEAVCNEIHLEKKAIAASLKDLDSVIKKLDKVFMFIIVVITIIVFISILSGSAAAALGSAGTVVLGLAWVLQATAQEFLQSIIFVFVKHPFDVGDRVTVYGSTGDTMMGDDYYVTEISLLYTEFKKMQGHIVQAPNSLLNNLFILNQRRSNGLADVVSLVMRFGTPQHMIDELKERMTDFCLANKRDYQPRIITEMRTLDEVRSCSMNLIFFHKTNFQNELLRLNRHNKFVTELMTQMVNIGIQSPFRNEPGGSRDHPMFWAGMQPPPAYGKEQDHGNVDPLDNHSQSEGPALHRFPSTYSRRSERQRSVDDNMNDFQDVFENRRDNVHAQRLAMIREKERASRIEEERESIASSSGVARRISTESRSRVFGRTRTGSKSRRPADMV; this is encoded by the coding sequence ATGACTGGCACAGATCCACCCCCTCCTGATGGAAAGGAGTTTAAGCTCCAGCAACCCCCTCCGTCGAGACAGTCTTCACAGCAGACTACACAACACCCTCGACGAACCAATTCACCTAGGCTAGGAGAGGATGAAAAGATCTCAGCTCCTTCACTTGACACCTTCCCTACCCTCGCTGCACCCAACGACACGAACGACTCCAGCTCCAACACCGTCCGGTCTCCTTCTGGCCAGCGTGCAGACGCCAGTCGCATAGATGACaatctcgagctcctccgtGTTGAGAGGGCTGTCTCAGCCGAGGACCATGATGGAGGTAGCCACATGAGGAAGCGCGCTCACAATGTTGAGCCTGAGGATGCTTTCAACGTCACTCTACCCGACGAAAAGACCTTTCACGACAACAAGAAGCGAGATCCCGATGCTGCTCTACTCAAGTTCTGGGTATTCCTTCGAAAGTTTCCTCGTTTCGTCCGGTATTGTCTTTACCTGTTCCCCGGAGCTGCCCTTCTCCTGATCCCAGTCTTGCTTGGCGGGTTTGCTTTCAAGAATGGTGAACGCGATGTCGGTGGTGTAGACTTGATGTGGTTCGGCATCTGGCTCGAGATCGTATGGGGAGTTCTCTGGGTTTCCCGTATGATCACTAGTCTCATGCCTCCCACCTTCAAGTTGGTTGCCAGGCTGTCTGGTTCGACCACACCCAAGAAGTGGAAGGACATTGGTTACCAGCTTGACCTTCACACGGCGGTCTTTCTCTGGTTTCTCGCCATTCTCATCTCCTTTGAGCCGACCATGACTTCGCACAACTACCGGGACAAGAAGCCACACTGGGTCACTATCGTCAACAAGGTCATCATCGCCCTCTTTGTCCTGGCAACCCTCAACTTCGTCGAGAAGATTCTCATCCAGTGGATTGCATCGTCGTTCCACCAGCGAACCTACGCGACCCGTATCGAAAACAACAAAACAGACATTGGCCAGCTTGTCCGTTTATACGAGcatgccaaggccaagaatgaGCAGACAGACTACTTCTTCCAGCGTGGTAGTGGTTCCGCCAGCGGCGCCCAGACACCAATGCAGACCCTCCAGGATAATGCTCGCCAGGCATGGAACAAGGTCGGCTACGTTGCTGGTCGAGTTGGAAACGATTTGATCGGCCGCAAGGTTGACAGCAATCACCCTCGCAGAGTCGTCAATGAGCTTCTGAAGCAGACTCCTACGGCCCACACCCTCGCCCGTCTCATCTACCGAAGTACCGTGAGAGAGGGTCGTGATCTCGTCTACCTCGAGGATCTACAGGCCATCTTCACCGCTgaagaggaggccgaggttgcCTTTATGATGTTTGACAAGGACATGAACGGTGACATTTCGGTCGACGAATTCGAGGCTGTGTGCAACGAAATCCACCTGGAAAAGAAGGCCATCGCCGCCTCGCTCAAGGATCTCGACTCGGTGATTAAGAAGCTCGACAAGGTCTTCATGTTCATCATCGTTGTTATCACCATCATTGTCTTCATCTCAATCCTCTCGGGctccgctgccgccgcccttGGCTCTGCGGGTACTGTGGTTCTTGGTCTGGCTTGGGTACTCCAGGCGACCGCACAGGAGTTCCTCCAgtccatcatcttcgtctTTGTCAAGCATCCCTTCGATGTCGGTGATCGTGTGACTGTCTACGGATCGACTGGCGACACAATGATGGGTGATGATTACTATGTGACTGAGATTTCTCTGCTCTACACCGAGTTCAAGAAGATGCAAGGCCACATCGTGCAGGCGCCCAACTCGCTGCTCAAcaacctcttcatcctcaaccaACGACGTTCCAATGGATTGGCTGATGTCGTCAGTCTCGTGATGCGTTTTGGTACGCCCCAGCACATGATcgacgagctcaaggagcgaATGACGGACTTTTGCCTGGCAAACAAGCGTGACTACCAACCTCGCATCATCACCGAGATGAGGACTCTGGATGAGGTGCGGTCTTGCTCGATgaacctcatcttcttccacaAGACCAACTTCCAGAACGAGCTGCTGCGTCTCAACCGCCACAACAAGTTTGTGACGGAACTCATGACTCAGATGGTCAACATTGGCATCCAGTCTCCGTTCCGTAACGAGCCTGGCGGTAGCCGCGATCACCCCATGTTCTGGGCCGGCAtgcagcctcctcctgcgTATGGCAAGGAGCAGGACCATGGCAATGTTGATCCTCTGGACAACCACTCGCAGTCTGAGGGTCCTGCTTTGCACCGCTTCCCTTCAACATATAGTCGCCGAAGCGAGCGTCAGCGTTCTGTGGACGACAACATGAACGATTTCCAGGATGTTTTTGAGAATAGGCGAGATAACGTGCACGCGCAGCGCCTAGCAATGATCCGAGAAAAGGAGCGCGCTTCGCGGATCGAAGAGGAGAGGGAATCCATCGCCAGCTCCTCTGGCGTTGCCCGCCGCATCTCGACGGAAAGCCGATCCCGCGTCTTTGGCCGAACCCGGACCGGGTCCAAGAGCCGCCGGCCGGCAGACATGGTCTGA
- a CDS encoding BRCT domain-containing protein, with the protein MTHSEMLAHAGSNESQDSQAILEAYRAEFGVGALSSPPSKVSFSRTRMTTIKEIPSPTNEVVVPSSDTPVATIACPEVHAPRDALPTEARSEGSTVEQGECPEPSDLNGDEEDSENRVDLTSNESLDSQRPCDLSHHIGNEKLHTRHDSAQPQSVQRDAPGPLIQSVKPPTSAAAAALLCKMNFSQQTPTQVNDGRDYSEYCDVVPSSPVNNDTQSGSHEPETLQDDDTGAVNFALSELNRPSSQVSEDAGFENTRGDWRHPDQTSQLNAGQTPCRPHGNAFETPAVPKNPFGARPSITAPLAGSQLFGQTQFSSAIKRISPTSSRPSPNLFNSISPNIIETSPLKNRANVSSPTDIRTSSPQRLHDIPETSLQDEDADPRGAETPLNSRSTGGDMIPESPPSSDPTPRAQPRSSGNTEPMTHYEPMKKSQERKSSEGAAVSSPLDSDSDPDDAIRRMERKKKIERKRAKAAEEMGRVSFIPMAKRESAEQPSRKRRRVSTAVSVPAHEQPQEKTDDAKAQELPTLVDDSQKGVVASNETAPGASTKATPGNSAPEKEQVDGDGDLAMVDTQKVTEEEDMIPATSPAPSLPPSLPPTEASLPPTAPPEDPLPSEPELPKLIVDDEDGPGTARGDSEPSSLPPQRRRNMRTYGRSLRQSRKTPFVSSSNSDALVAETAPKPMSLSSPPRKPESMATIEHGDDHGLVARKGTPDEGEAKKGPRSKRAPRSVYADLPPPMTTRSRRSEASPVTPVANRPIAQMLPTSSSLSILSTTPQPSAKTTPGTQDSPSSKRAESVSLPSPAGGRGLRKRAPRAGTKSESPPAATRATRMAKRLPRLDSESTDELHHSPAASVLERSLIHSKSSRSFRQSLAPVHRTCKLFEGMVFAISFQNQVKQQERTKLETKITQAGGTILAEGFQDMFEHSSIMNTTSLVIDEEDALKLTKAGCESGFTALIADSHSRKAKYMQALALGLPCLAHQWITACLNKGAIVDWEPYILCAGASAVLGNAIRSRTLTPYSAVDAKLAEVIDQRPRLLDGQRVLVVVDSKKSRNDAKEPYIFLATVLGPSISRVFSTQQARDVLQEHEKAGNPFDWLYIDKGTGTVEAVLGPTEVTGNKRRRKSSQVPLRVGNMRVLDDELVIQSLILGRIVEVDEMYS; encoded by the exons ATGACACACTCCGAGATGCTCGCTCATGCAGGCAGCAACGAGTCGCAGGACAGCCAGGCCATCCTCGAGGCCTACAGGGCGGAATTTGGCGTGGGAGCG CTCAGCAGCCCGCCCTCAAAGGTTTCTTTTTCAAGGACTCGAATGACGACAATCAAGGAGATTCCATCGCCAACAAATGAAGTCGTGGTACCATCGTCCGATACGCCGGTCGCTACAATTGCATGTCCAGAGGTCCATGCTCCCCGCGACGCGTTACCAACAGAGGCGCGTTCAGAAGGATCCACTGTCGAG CAAGGTGAATGTCCCGAACCAAGCGACTTAAatggcgatgaagaggacTCGGAGAATCGCGTCGACCTGACAAGCAACGAGAGCCTCGATTCACAGCGACCATGCGACCTTAGTCACCACATCGGCAACGAAAAACTCCACACGCGACATGACAGCGCGCAACCGCAATCAGTGCAACGCGATGCACCTGGACCTTTGATTCAGAGCGTCAAGCCACCCACCAGCGCTGCAGCTGCCGCGCTGTTGTGCAAGATGAACTTTTCTCAGCAGACCCCGACACAGGTCAACGACGGCCGCGACTACAGTGAATACTGCGACGTTGTGCCCTCGAGCCCGGTTAATAATGATACGCAATCTGGATCTCACGAGCCAGAGACTCTTCAGGATGACGACACTGGAGCAGTCAACTTTGCCTTGAGCGAACTCAACCGACCTTCGTCCCAAGTCTCCGAAGATGCTGGTTTTGAGAATACGAGAGGCGACTGGAGGCACCCTGACCAGACATCGCAGCTGAACGCGGGCCAAACCCCATGCCGACCTCATGGTAATGCCTTCGAGACTCCAGCCGTCCCCAAGAACCCGTTTGGTGCGAGGCCGAGTATAACTGCGCCTCTGGCCGGAAGCCAACTGTTTGGCCAGACGCAGTTCTCATCAGCCATCAAAAGGATCAGCCCGACATCCTCGCGCCCTTCGCCGAACCTGTTCAACTCGATATCCCCCAACATTATAGAGACATCGCCGTTGAAGAACCGAGCCAATGTTTCTTCCCCGACCGATATTCGTACCTCGAGTCCGCAACGCCTGCACGATATACCCGAAACATCATtacaagatgaagatgcgGATCCAAGAGGGGCAGAGACGCCTCTCAATAGTCGATCGACAGGCGGCGATATGATCCCCGAGTCTCCCCCATCTTCGGATCCTACACCACGAGCGCAACCCAGGTCCTCAGGCAACACCGAGCCAATGACGCACTACGAACCGATGAAAAAGTCACAGGAGAGGAAGTCAAGTGAAGGGGCTGCAGTCTCGTCTCCTCTGGACTCTGATAGTGACCCTGACGATGCGATTCGACGAATGGaacggaagaagaagattgagCGGAAACGAGCCAAAGCTGCCGAGGAGATGGGGCGAGTGAGCTTCATACCTATGGCCAAACGCGAATCGGCAGAGCAGCCatcaaggaagaggagaagggtaTCAACTGCCGTGTCCGTCCCGGCCCATGAGCAGCCCCAGGAAAAAACAGACGACGCCAAGGCACAAGAATTGCCTACTCTTGTCGACGACTCACAAAAGGGAGTTGTTGCATCGAACGAGACGGCACCTGGGGCCTCAACCAAGGCGACTCCTGGAAACAGTGCCCCTGAAAAGGAGCAAgttgatggggatggggatctAGCCATGGTGGATACACAGAAGGTtacggaggaggaggatatgATACCTGCTACCAGTCCCGCACCTTCTCTTCCGCCTTCTCTCCCGCCAACTGAGGCGTCTCTTCCACCGACCGCACCGCCCGAGGACCCGCTACCTTCTGAGCCCGAGTTGCCCAAACTCAttgtcgatgatgaggacggTCCAGGGACAGCACGTGGAGACTCGGAGCCGTCGTCTTTGCCACCACAGCGAAGGAGAAATATGAGGACATATGGCCGCTCACTAAGGCAAAGCCGCAAGACCCCATTTGTGAGCTCTTCAAATTCGGACGCCTTGGTCGCAGAGACGGCACCAAAACCCATGTCTTTGTCGTCACCCCCACGGAAGCCTGAGTCTATGGCAACTATTGAGCACGGAGATGACCATGGACTGGTGGCACGGAAAGGGACACCCGACGAGGGTGAAGCGAAGAAAGGGCCGCGGTCTAAGAGGGCGCCTCGAAGCGTTTACGCAGATCTCCCACCACCAATGACCACACGCTCACGTCGAAGCGAGGCGAGTCCTGTGACCCCTGTGGCTAATCGCCCCATTGCCCAGATGCTGCCAACttcctcgagcttgagcaTTCTCTCGACGACACCACAACCGTCGGCCAAGACAACACCTGGAACTCAAGACTCGCCCAGCTCTAAGCGGGCAGAGTCGGTGAGCCTCCCATCACCAGCCGGCGGTCGAGGCTTGCGTAAGCGGGCGCCAAGGGCAGGAACCAAGTCAGAGTCACCTCCAGCAGCAACGAGAGCAACGAGGATGGCCAAGCGACTTCCGCGTCTTGACTCGGAGTCCACTGATGAGCTGCATCACTCACCGGCCGCAAGTGTCTTGGAAAGGAGCCTGATACACTCGAAATCTAGCAGATCTTTCAGGCAAAGCCTGGCTCCAGTACACCGAACTTGTAAGCTGTTCGAGGGCATGGTATTTGCCATCTCCTTTCAAAACCAAGTCAAGCAACAGGAGCGAACCAAGCTGGAAACAAAGATCACACAGGCGGGTGGAACAATCCTTGCTGAAGGATTCCAAGACATGTTTGAGCATTCGTCAATCATGAACACCACCAGCCTCGTGATCGATGAGGAAGACGCGTTGAAGCTCACCAAAGCAGGATGTGAGAGTGGATTCACAGCACTCATCGCAGACAGCCACTCGCGCAAGGCCAAGTACATGCAAGCTTTGGCGCTGGGGCTTCCCTGCCTGGCTCATCAGTGGATCACGGCCTGTCTGAACAAAGGGGCGATTGTGGACTGGGAGCCTTACATTCTTTGTGCAGGAGCATCCGCTGTACTGGGCAATGCGATCCGGTCGAGAACTCTGACGCCATACTCTGCGGTTGATGCAAAGCTCGCTGAAGTCATTGATCAGCGCCCGCGTCTTCTCGATGGACAACGGGTGCTCGTTGTGGTAGACTCGAAGAAGTCTCGCAACGATGCCAAAGAGCCGTACATATTCTTAGCGACGGTACTGGGTCCGTCTATCTCGCGTGTCTTTTCGACACAGCAGGCACGGGACGTGTTGCAGGAACACGAAAAGGCAGGGAACCCGTTTGACTGGCTATATATCGATAAGGGCACAGGGACAGTCGAGGCGGTTCTAGGGCCCACGGAAGTGACGGGTAACAAGAGGCGCAGAAAGTCGTCGCAAGTTCCACTGAGGGTTGGAAACATGCGAGTTCTGGATGACGAACTTGTGATTCAGAGCCTGATTCTTGGACGGATAGTGGAAGTGGACGAAATGTATAGTTGA